A window of Haliscomenobacter hydrossis DSM 1100 contains these coding sequences:
- a CDS encoding Uma2 family endonuclease, with product MATILADPKIEKVNWETFRELELADDDLLIYELFDGEILKRSTPSLIHQAVCRELLTELDAYIEEKKLGEVFSAPVDLNLDEHNAFQPDLAFVSKERSFLIEDGDYIHGAPDMVIEIISPGTIKKDRVIKKDLCERFAIREYWLVDPLNKGIEIYIMQEDKYVLHDLQEISGKISSTVLTGFELDLGHIFGTEESIEEDVTEK from the coding sequence ATGGCAACAATCCTTGCTGATCCTAAAATTGAGAAGGTAAACTGGGAAACGTTCCGCGAATTAGAACTCGCCGACGATGACCTGCTTATCTACGAGCTTTTTGATGGGGAAATTTTGAAGAGATCTACTCCTAGTCTCATTCATCAAGCGGTGTGTAGGGAATTGCTTACCGAACTGGACGCCTACATTGAGGAAAAAAAATTAGGCGAGGTTTTCTCTGCCCCAGTTGACCTCAATCTCGACGAGCACAATGCTTTCCAACCAGATTTAGCCTTCGTCAGCAAAGAACGCAGTTTTTTGATCGAAGATGGGGACTACATTCATGGCGCACCCGATATGGTGATTGAAATCATTTCTCCTGGAACCATCAAAAAAGACCGCGTCATCAAAAAAGACCTCTGCGAGCGCTTTGCCATCCGGGAATACTGGCTGGTGGATCCGCTCAACAAGGGCATCGAAATTTACATCATGCAGGAGGATAAATATGTACTGCACGACCTCCAGGAAATCAGTGGGAAAATCAGCTCTACGGTTTTGACAGGATTTGAACTGGATCTGGGGCATATTTTTGGAACAGAGGAATCCATTGAAGAAGATGTAACTGAAAAATAA
- a CDS encoding VWA-like domain-containing protein: MQSPHLLDQVSQTTIQLILHEPFYGHFLTGLVKEQNSEIATISLGVNVNKTVKLAINPDFWENTLHEPAQRHGALKHEVLHLVFRHPWQGKQFANRLLFHLAADLVVNQYLAPAQLSSDAITLERFPELELPPFRSIDTYYDTLNDALNKTLRQGLIISPALSQVMQAGSGALAGHELWHKDADWLSAAEKKLLDSHLDDLLRTTVQRVGSKGMASLPRMLQTQLQLQSTSAEPSLDWRRYLRLFFGAGQRTYLKNTIRKPSRRYGVNPGLRIRNKHKLLVILDTSDSIGDNEVQAFFNEIQHIWQQGAEIMVLECDTQINNTYIYRGNAPLEVSGRGGTNFDAALEYANQKSAADAVVYFTDGLGPRPTVLCRKPLLWMISERGVAENTTEWMSLPGRKVKIKVESSQIFEKPNSG, translated from the coding sequence ATGCAATCACCGCACCTTTTAGACCAGGTTTCCCAAACTACCATTCAGCTCATCCTGCATGAGCCCTTCTACGGGCATTTTCTAACTGGACTGGTCAAGGAGCAGAATTCGGAGATTGCGACGATCTCACTAGGCGTCAATGTCAACAAAACGGTCAAATTGGCCATCAACCCAGATTTTTGGGAAAATACATTGCATGAACCTGCCCAAAGGCATGGAGCGCTCAAGCATGAAGTACTGCACCTCGTTTTTCGCCACCCTTGGCAGGGTAAACAGTTTGCCAATCGCCTGCTGTTCCACCTTGCTGCGGATTTGGTGGTCAATCAATACCTTGCACCAGCACAATTGTCGAGTGACGCCATCACCCTGGAGCGGTTTCCAGAACTGGAACTTCCGCCGTTTCGATCCATCGATACCTATTACGATACACTAAATGATGCCTTGAACAAAACCTTGCGCCAGGGCTTGATCATCAGCCCAGCTTTGTCTCAAGTGATGCAGGCGGGGAGTGGGGCATTAGCGGGGCATGAATTGTGGCACAAAGACGCCGACTGGCTCAGCGCGGCTGAAAAAAAACTACTCGATAGCCACCTCGACGACCTGCTGCGCACGACGGTGCAAAGGGTTGGAAGCAAAGGAATGGCTTCCTTGCCGCGGATGTTACAAACCCAGCTACAACTCCAATCAACGTCAGCTGAGCCGAGCCTGGACTGGCGCCGTTACCTGCGTTTGTTTTTTGGAGCAGGCCAGCGCACTTACCTGAAAAACACCATCCGCAAACCTTCCCGCCGCTATGGGGTCAACCCCGGCTTGCGGATCCGCAACAAACACAAGTTATTGGTGATCCTGGATACCTCGGATAGTATTGGTGACAATGAGGTGCAGGCTTTTTTCAACGAAATCCAGCACATCTGGCAGCAAGGCGCAGAAATAATGGTGCTGGAGTGTGATACCCAAATCAACAATACGTACATTTATCGGGGGAATGCCCCTCTGGAAGTAAGCGGTCGGGGAGGCACCAACTTTGATGCCGCGCTGGAATACGCCAACCAAAAATCTGCCGCCGATGCGGTGGTGTATTTTACGGATGGATTGGGGCCGAGGCCAACTGTACTGTGTCGTAAACCGCTGCTCTGGATGATCAGTGAGCGGGGTGTGGCAGAAAATACGACAGAATGGATGTCATTGCCTGGGAGAAAAGTAAAAATAAAAGTTGAGTCATCCCAAATTTTCGAAAAGCCAAATTCGGGGTAA
- a CDS encoding AAA family ATPase, with the protein MHNYQYYGTRVNAAELIAFIQHVFQTNLSLEAQGKRKTPICIWGRHGIGKTEIVETLAQQQGYGFVYIAPAQFEEMGDLVGMPAIENDRTVFRAPAWVPSTPGPGILLIDDVNRADERILRGIMQLLQNHELISWTLPPQWQIILTANPDGGDYSVTPLDDAMLTRMLHITLEFEVKAWVKWAEQNGVDSRGINFVLLYPEIISGQRTTPRTLVQFFAAIKPIADLSANLGLVRMLADACLDEQSATAFISFVNHNLGELITPETIYNAQDFEKEVLIPFQKVALKQPIRVDIIAALCTRLVNFLLNQTSPISAAQLTNIKSFIKIDFIPNDIRFTLLQDLIGGGLSGLLADVELGRLMLKKM; encoded by the coding sequence ATGCACAACTATCAATACTACGGAACACGCGTAAATGCAGCAGAACTCATTGCTTTCATCCAGCATGTTTTTCAAACCAATTTATCATTAGAGGCTCAAGGCAAACGCAAAACCCCCATCTGCATCTGGGGCCGCCACGGCATTGGCAAAACGGAAATTGTAGAAACCCTCGCCCAGCAGCAAGGATATGGCTTTGTGTACATCGCTCCAGCGCAGTTTGAAGAAATGGGCGACCTGGTGGGCATGCCCGCGATTGAAAACGATCGTACCGTATTTCGGGCCCCAGCCTGGGTGCCGAGTACGCCGGGTCCGGGTATTTTGCTGATCGACGATGTCAACCGTGCCGATGAGCGCATCCTGCGCGGCATCATGCAACTCCTGCAAAACCACGAACTGATCAGTTGGACCCTGCCTCCCCAATGGCAAATCATCCTCACCGCCAACCCCGATGGTGGCGACTATTCGGTAACCCCTCTGGACGATGCCATGCTCACGCGGATGTTGCACATCACGCTGGAATTTGAAGTGAAAGCCTGGGTCAAATGGGCGGAGCAAAATGGAGTAGACTCCCGGGGCATCAATTTTGTACTGCTCTATCCTGAAATCATCAGCGGGCAGCGCACTACGCCGCGTACGCTGGTACAGTTTTTTGCAGCCATCAAACCCATTGCCGATTTGAGCGCCAACCTGGGGCTGGTGCGCATGTTGGCCGACGCTTGTCTGGATGAGCAAAGTGCCACGGCTTTCATCTCTTTTGTGAACCACAACCTGGGGGAATTGATCACGCCCGAGACCATTTATAATGCGCAGGATTTTGAAAAAGAGGTCTTGATTCCTTTTCAAAAAGTGGCCTTGAAGCAGCCCATTCGGGTGGATATTATTGCGGCGCTGTGTACGCGTTTAGTGAATTTCCTCTTGAATCAAACAAGTCCGATCTCTGCTGCTCAATTGACAAATATCAAGTCATTCATCAAGATCGATTTTATCCCCAATGACATTCGCTTCACCCTGTTACAGGATTTGATTGGGGGCGGATTGAGCGGTTTGTTGGCGGATGTGGAATTGGGGAGGCTGATGCTGAAAAAGATGTGA
- a CDS encoding type II toxin-antitoxin system PemK/MazF family toxin codes for MYKQGQIWLVNFDPSFGHEYQKTRPALIIEADVYLPLGSLLTVVPISSQISKSNLLDVMLPKDVTNRLISDSLIKTRQISSFDERRFIRLIGVCNPSVLQNVLSNVSLYLGL; via the coding sequence ATGTATAAACAAGGCCAAATATGGCTAGTTAATTTTGACCCCAGTTTCGGACATGAATATCAAAAAACTCGGCCTGCGCTTATCATTGAAGCTGATGTGTATTTACCTTTAGGCTCTCTCCTTACGGTTGTTCCAATTTCATCTCAAATTTCCAAAAGTAACCTTCTTGATGTCATGCTTCCAAAAGACGTGACTAATCGCTTGATCAGCGATTCACTCATTAAAACCCGTCAGATTAGTTCATTCGACGAACGGCGCTTCATTCGACTAATCGGTGTATGTAACCCTTCTGTTTTGCAAAATGTGCTGTCAAATGTTTCACTCTATCTTGGGCTGTAA
- a CDS encoding RagB/SusD family nutrient uptake outer membrane protein: MKKMLKYILLPLVLVFSACNPLELDEVLDPNNPSLASVAVNATREQVQFLITGLESTHRGYVTNVSQAWNTFGREIWYLNASDPRFQTDWLGQAGRVPDRAYFGFGTTGGGSWASPYQAIQQADILINSANGSQLLSDAEKKAVSGFAKMIQGYQFMIPANFVYENGIRIDVKDPLNPGPFVTYVEALNHIKTVLDQADQDFAAGGTGNFPMRLTPGFANFNTIAGLRQVNKAILARLNAYRKDWQGVLAALNESFMDLNGNLDRGPAHPFTGPPDGFNPLYYVPNAAINTIIVVHPSVLADATPGDTRVARKFLQRTTPVTVTTDATPLVGTHQDARWATNTTPIPFIRNEELILLKAEAHANLNQPTEAVAAINIIRNAAGIGSYTGATTTEALINEILYQRRYSLWAEPWGHRWIDARRYNKLSEISTTFDRGTIFQQFPHPQAEVNWDLYKKR, encoded by the coding sequence ATGAAAAAGATGCTTAAATATATTTTGCTGCCGCTGGTTTTGGTGTTTTCTGCCTGTAATCCACTTGAACTGGATGAGGTGCTCGACCCAAACAACCCCTCCCTGGCGAGTGTAGCCGTAAATGCTACGCGGGAACAAGTACAGTTTCTGATCACTGGCCTTGAATCAACGCACCGGGGCTATGTCACCAACGTCTCACAAGCCTGGAACACCTTTGGCCGGGAAATCTGGTACCTCAATGCTTCTGACCCACGTTTCCAGACCGATTGGCTAGGCCAGGCCGGACGGGTTCCTGATCGGGCTTATTTTGGCTTTGGTACTACGGGGGGTGGTTCCTGGGCCAGCCCTTATCAGGCCATCCAACAAGCTGATATCCTCATCAATTCGGCAAACGGTTCGCAGTTGTTGTCCGATGCTGAGAAAAAAGCGGTTTCTGGCTTTGCCAAAATGATCCAGGGCTACCAGTTTATGATTCCTGCCAATTTCGTGTATGAAAATGGCATCCGCATCGACGTCAAAGACCCACTCAATCCAGGGCCTTTTGTTACTTATGTAGAAGCCCTCAATCACATCAAGACCGTGCTGGATCAGGCCGATCAGGACTTTGCAGCAGGAGGTACCGGCAATTTTCCCATGCGCCTGACCCCCGGCTTTGCCAACTTCAATACGATTGCAGGTCTGCGTCAAGTCAATAAGGCAATTCTGGCTCGTTTGAATGCTTACCGCAAGGATTGGCAAGGGGTTCTGGCCGCTCTGAACGAGTCTTTTATGGACCTGAACGGAAATTTAGACAGAGGGCCTGCGCACCCCTTCACTGGTCCACCTGATGGGTTCAACCCCCTCTATTATGTACCCAATGCGGCGATAAATACCATCATTGTGGTGCATCCTTCTGTTCTGGCGGATGCAACCCCTGGCGATACCCGCGTGGCCCGTAAGTTCCTCCAAAGAACGACGCCAGTAACCGTCACCACAGATGCTACGCCACTGGTTGGTACGCATCAGGATGCTCGCTGGGCAACCAATACAACGCCGATTCCCTTTATCCGCAACGAGGAACTCATCTTGCTCAAAGCGGAGGCCCATGCCAACCTGAACCAGCCCACTGAAGCAGTGGCGGCAATAAACATCATCCGCAATGCAGCAGGGATTGGCAGCTACACCGGGGCTACCACCACCGAGGCATTGATCAACGAGATTCTTTACCAGCGTCGATATTCCCTCTGGGCCGAGCCTTGGGGCCACCGCTGGATTGATGCACGTCGGTATAATAAGTTGAGTGAGATTTCGACTACTTTTGATCGGGGTACGATCTTCCAGCAATTCCCACATCCTCAGGCTGAGGTGAACTGGGATTTGTATAAGAAGAGATAA
- a CDS encoding SusC/RagA family TonB-linked outer membrane protein: MKRPGILYVWFWALFLCTSGNLMAQFTVSGTISDARTKEALPFSNLLIQGTITGAVSDIEGRFTLEVVGNQEVTLIVSSVGYLTQMVKASPSNNTLDIQLREDATNLEEVIVTGLASSVKRANLANAITSVSAKDLVGTTTIQTTDAALYGKVAGANIRSNGGAPGGGLSIQLRGISSLAGASQPLIIVDGVYANNAYLRTGRATVSGAGASTQDDGSNRLADLNPADIETVEILKGPSAAAIYGTRANAGVIIITTKKGSMGKTKISLSQDIGQANPLRLLGVDTWSEAKINNFFPAARRQVELDRFRQGTFIDYEDYFYNNPATLSNTRLSLTGGDEKTKFFISGNITSEDGTIRKTGFERYSIRANIEHKISKKIRLNVTSNYLKTDTDRGFTGNQNNSGASIGYNIAYVPSYFDLRPNAQGIYPVNPYFAENPVAVTDHGINNSTINRFIQSFNLSVDLLQTSTSNLKASISGGLDYLQNSTLVYLPEFLQFQRAQANPGDILVGRQENTNTNVQAALVFNKSLGKLYLNSQGGIVRLDFKSSSLFNRGRGLVPGQTNLRQATVQEINENFNSSISEAGVFLQQEANFDDKIIGTVGIRWDKSTLNGDPTQLYAFPRASLAINVANFGFWNVKPITQLKPRIAYGETSGPVAFGNTFTSLTGANIGGLLGSVVSTQIGNTEILPERAAELEFGLDAGFFNNRLAIEATYYIKTTQNNVQNLNLSPSVGVSTTPSNEAELENKGIELGVSGTPIESANFRWFSRVLYWRNRVLLTRLGIPTYLAGAFGTGLGTFLYTEGYAPTTIVGSPAVAANPGGFTFWGDNQPDFNLSFFNQFNILKNLEFSFLLDWKKGGDNINLTAFLSDSGGTTPGWFDDDNNDEIPNGRQRPPAPYNNAGRWVMDASFMKIREVGLYYTFPQKSLSNFLNGSFKGIKVGASANNVFLFTDYFGYDPETSTFGARSVDNNVDIAPYPTQRRIFFHVNFDF; this comes from the coding sequence ATGAAAAGACCAGGAATACTTTATGTATGGTTTTGGGCGCTATTTCTGTGTACCTCCGGAAATCTGATGGCTCAATTCACGGTTTCGGGTACCATCTCGGATGCCCGCACCAAAGAAGCACTCCCCTTCTCCAACCTCCTTATTCAGGGAACTATCACGGGAGCAGTTTCAGACATTGAAGGCAGGTTTACCCTTGAAGTCGTCGGTAATCAAGAAGTTACGTTAATCGTCTCTTCAGTTGGCTACCTCACTCAAATGGTCAAGGCGAGTCCTTCCAACAACACGTTGGACATCCAGCTCCGCGAAGATGCCACCAACCTGGAGGAAGTCATCGTTACTGGTTTGGCTTCTTCAGTAAAGCGAGCCAATTTGGCCAATGCCATCACTTCCGTATCTGCCAAGGATCTGGTGGGAACAACGACGATTCAGACCACGGATGCGGCACTTTATGGTAAGGTTGCCGGTGCCAATATCCGCTCCAACGGCGGCGCACCCGGTGGGGGCCTTTCGATCCAGTTGCGGGGCATTTCCAGTCTGGCTGGTGCCTCCCAACCTCTGATTATTGTGGACGGCGTTTATGCCAACAATGCTTATCTGCGTACCGGACGGGCAACGGTCTCCGGAGCAGGTGCCTCCACCCAGGACGATGGTTCCAACCGACTGGCCGACCTTAACCCTGCTGACATCGAAACCGTTGAAATCCTGAAAGGGCCCTCGGCTGCGGCGATCTACGGAACCCGTGCCAATGCCGGGGTAATCATCATCACCACCAAAAAAGGGTCGATGGGCAAAACCAAAATCAGCCTCTCTCAGGATATTGGTCAAGCCAATCCACTGCGTCTGTTGGGCGTAGATACCTGGTCGGAAGCAAAAATCAATAATTTCTTTCCTGCCGCACGGCGCCAGGTCGAGTTGGATCGCTTCCGTCAGGGAACGTTCATCGATTACGAAGATTATTTCTACAACAACCCGGCTACGCTGAGCAATACCCGACTATCATTGACCGGCGGAGATGAAAAAACCAAGTTTTTCATTTCTGGAAACATCACTTCCGAAGATGGGACCATCCGCAAAACCGGTTTTGAGCGCTACTCCATCCGTGCCAATATTGAGCACAAAATTTCCAAAAAAATCCGCCTCAATGTAACCTCCAATTACCTTAAAACGGATACAGATCGTGGCTTTACGGGCAATCAAAACAACTCCGGTGCCAGTATAGGTTACAACATCGCTTACGTGCCGAGTTATTTCGATTTGCGACCCAATGCGCAAGGCATTTATCCCGTCAACCCCTATTTTGCGGAAAACCCGGTAGCCGTAACCGATCATGGCATCAACAACTCCACGATTAACCGATTTATTCAGTCTTTTAACCTGTCGGTAGATCTGCTCCAAACCAGCACCAGCAACCTGAAGGCCTCCATCTCTGGCGGTTTGGATTATTTGCAAAACTCTACGCTCGTTTATCTGCCTGAATTTCTACAGTTCCAACGCGCTCAGGCCAACCCCGGAGATATTCTGGTGGGGCGTCAGGAAAACACCAATACCAATGTTCAGGCAGCATTGGTCTTCAACAAAAGCCTGGGTAAGTTGTATTTGAATTCTCAGGGCGGTATCGTGCGCCTGGACTTCAAAAGCAGCTCACTCTTTAACCGCGGTCGGGGCCTGGTGCCTGGCCAAACGAACCTGCGCCAGGCAACGGTTCAAGAAATCAATGAAAACTTCAACAGCAGCATCAGCGAAGCAGGGGTCTTCCTGCAACAGGAAGCCAACTTCGACGACAAGATCATTGGTACGGTGGGTATTCGTTGGGACAAGTCGACGCTCAACGGCGATCCAACCCAACTCTATGCTTTCCCACGTGCTTCGCTCGCCATCAACGTAGCCAACTTTGGCTTCTGGAACGTTAAGCCCATCACTCAACTCAAGCCACGGATTGCTTACGGGGAAACTTCTGGACCAGTGGCCTTTGGCAACACTTTCACTTCACTGACTGGGGCCAACATTGGCGGTTTGCTGGGTTCGGTGGTTTCGACACAAATTGGCAACACCGAAATCCTGCCCGAAAGAGCAGCCGAGCTTGAATTTGGACTAGATGCCGGTTTTTTCAACAACCGCCTGGCCATTGAAGCCACTTATTACATCAAAACCACGCAAAACAACGTCCAAAACCTCAACCTCTCTCCTTCCGTGGGGGTAAGTACTACGCCCAGCAACGAAGCAGAGTTGGAAAACAAGGGGATTGAATTGGGCGTTTCCGGTACACCCATCGAATCTGCAAATTTCCGCTGGTTCTCCCGGGTATTGTACTGGAGAAACCGGGTATTGCTGACCAGATTGGGAATTCCCACCTATCTCGCGGGCGCTTTCGGCACAGGACTGGGCACCTTCCTGTATACAGAAGGTTATGCGCCTACTACCATTGTGGGTTCTCCAGCCGTTGCAGCCAATCCCGGCGGCTTTACTTTCTGGGGTGATAATCAACCCGATTTCAACCTGTCTTTCTTCAACCAGTTCAACATTTTAAAAAACCTGGAATTTTCATTCCTGCTCGATTGGAAAAAAGGAGGAGACAACATCAACCTGACCGCATTTTTGAGCGATAGTGGGGGTACCACTCCAGGCTGGTTTGATGACGACAACAATGATGAGATCCCCAATGGCCGCCAACGTCCACCCGCTCCGTACAACAACGCTGGTCGTTGGGTGATGGACGCCAGTTTTATGAAGATTCGGGAAGTAGGACTCTACTACACTTTTCCACAAAAATCCTTGTCCAACTTCCTGAACGGATCGTTCAAGGGCATCAAAGTGGGTGCTTCCGCCAATAACGTGTTTCTGTTTACCGATTATTTTGGCTACGATCCCGAGACTTCCACTTTCGGAGCGCGCTCAGTGGACAACAACGTGGACATTGCTCCCTACCCTACCCAGCGGAGAATTTTCTTCCACGTAAACTTCGATTTTTAA